In a single window of the Methanolobus psychrophilus R15 genome:
- the radC gene encoding DNA repair protein RadC, which produces MNQYKICIRDMPEDERPRERLLKYGPEALSNAELLAIILRTGTQKENIVNLCSRIFSEYSIKQLSQANISKLTEIHGIGNAKAAQIAAVFELARKLEGFTDEPRRKIRSPADVYSLLYPKMREQKRERLVALLLDTKNQVLREEVISIGSLNANIVHPREVFKAALMESCASVILSHNHPSGDPTPSREDIAVTEKLIEGGKLLGIDVLDHVVIGEGRYVSLKDEGYVR; this is translated from the coding sequence ATGAACCAGTACAAAATATGTATCCGCGACATGCCCGAGGACGAGAGACCCCGGGAACGGTTGCTCAAATACGGCCCGGAAGCACTTTCAAACGCAGAGCTGCTGGCAATCATCCTCAGAACAGGCACGCAGAAAGAGAACATTGTCAACCTCTGCAGCCGCATATTTTCAGAGTACAGCATTAAACAACTGAGCCAGGCCAACATAAGCAAGCTCACAGAGATCCACGGTATAGGTAATGCAAAGGCAGCCCAGATAGCAGCGGTTTTCGAGCTTGCCCGCAAGCTTGAAGGATTCACTGACGAGCCCCGGAGGAAGATCCGGTCCCCTGCGGACGTGTACTCGCTGCTCTATCCGAAAATGAGGGAGCAGAAAAGAGAACGACTTGTAGCCCTGCTTCTTGACACGAAGAACCAGGTGCTTCGGGAGGAGGTCATTTCCATCGGCAGCCTGAACGCTAACATCGTCCACCCAAGAGAGGTCTTCAAAGCCGCACTTATGGAGTCATGCGCCTCGGTCATACTCTCACATAATCACCCGTCCGGTGATCCGACACCAAGCAGGGAGGACATCGCAGTTACCGAAAAACTCATAGAGGGTGGCAAACTGCTGGGCATAGATGTGCTGGACCATGTGGTTATCGGTGAAGGGAGGTACGTGAGCCTGAAGGATGAGGGGTATGTACGGTAG
- a CDS encoding molybdopterin-guanine dinucleotide biosynthesis protein B: MSGYKNTGKTMLVTRLVEALSKKGQVGTVKLMFHHRFNPAGTDTGKHFDAGAGAVAAITDSELVTIKRDPTLEKALDSLADSGMDFAVVEGAKTSSLPKIFLGDAAQGEDIENVVASLPEKSDWDIESLVKLVQEQEDWVTLFSLVRKIKSNPDIRFSGGIATFTGIVREVTGNTHTEALEFEKYPDVAERAMEKICTEMKQREGVIDILMHHRTGLIKAGEDIVYIVVAAGHRKELFVTLVDALERLKDEVPIWKKELTLEGDFWVHDKSSDE; this comes from the coding sequence GTGTCAGGCTACAAGAACACAGGCAAGACGATGCTTGTCACCCGCCTTGTAGAGGCGCTATCAAAAAAAGGCCAGGTGGGCACAGTCAAACTGATGTTCCATCATCGCTTCAACCCTGCAGGCACCGATACGGGAAAACACTTCGATGCAGGCGCAGGTGCTGTTGCTGCTATCACGGACTCCGAGCTTGTGACAATAAAGCGTGATCCTACATTGGAAAAGGCCCTTGACTCGCTGGCCGACAGTGGCATGGACTTCGCTGTTGTCGAAGGCGCAAAGACCAGCTCCCTTCCCAAGATCTTCCTCGGGGATGCGGCTCAGGGTGAGGACATTGAAAACGTAGTTGCAAGTCTCCCTGAGAAGTCCGACTGGGACATTGAAAGCCTTGTGAAGCTTGTCCAGGAGCAGGAAGACTGGGTAACTCTGTTTTCTCTTGTTAGGAAAATAAAGAGCAATCCTGATATCAGATTCTCAGGCGGTATCGCAACTTTTACGGGTATTGTCCGCGAAGTAACAGGTAATACTCATACGGAAGCCCTTGAGTTTGAGAAATATCCTGATGTTGCGGAGCGTGCCATGGAGAAGATATGCACCGAAATGAAGCAGAGGGAAGGTGTCATCGATATCCTGATGCATCACAGGACCGGTCTTATAAAAGCCGGTGAGGATATAGTCTACATTGTCGTTGCGGCAGGTCACAGAAAAGAACTTTTCGTGACTCTGGTGGATGCCCTGGAGCGCCTGAAAGACGAAGTCCCCATCTGGAAAAAGGAGCTTACGCTGGAAGGTGATTTCTGGGTTCATGACAAAAGCAGTGATGAGTAA
- a CDS encoding chaperonin Cpn10: MMIRPIGERVLIKAIKKAEVTESGIYIPDSAQEERKEGLVAGVGTFEDGKALPLKVGDRVIYGGYKSDEIDFNGETHMFIDFKDVLAVVEE; encoded by the coding sequence ATGATGATCAGACCAATAGGAGAACGAGTGTTAATCAAAGCGATCAAGAAAGCAGAAGTCACAGAAAGCGGTATCTACATTCCCGATTCTGCCCAGGAAGAAAGGAAGGAAGGCCTTGTGGCAGGGGTAGGGACTTTCGAGGATGGCAAAGCTCTTCCGCTCAAGGTGGGCGACCGCGTGATCTACGGTGGATACAAGAGCGATGAGATCGACTTCAACGGTGAAACACATATGTTCATCGATTTCAAGGATGTATTAGCAGTAGTTGAGGAGTGA
- the groEL gene encoding chaperonin GroEL, with amino-acid sequence MAKQIMFDEDARKALLNGVDKVANTVKITLGPKGRNVVLDKAGSPVVTNDGVTIAKEIELIDKFENMGAKLIKEVASKTQDTTGDGTTTATLLAQAMIIEGLRNITSGANPIDVKRGIEKATEKVVAHLKEKSREVKDKGKILQVATISANNDEQIGSLIADAMDKVGYNGVITVENSKTMETSLEVVEGMQFDRGFVSPYMATDHEKMTCEFEDPYILITDRKISTMNQIIPVLEKVAKEGRPLVMIAQDVEGDAQAALILNIVRGSLRVCAVKAPGFGDEQKEMLEDIAVLTGGMLISEDKGMKLEEFSEHMLGHARKVNIDKNKTTIVEGKGDRKAIEKRTALIESQVKVTDAEFRKKELKKRLAKLGGGVAVIKVGAATETEVKEKKMRIDDALNATKAAVEEGVIAGGGVTLFHAVIALDGLKLEGDQKIGLNIVRRSLEEPVRQIAVNAGREGAEVVARIRAESNDQYGYNAKTDTFEDLFEAGVIDPTKVVRSGLQNAASIAGMVLTTEALVADYDDEKDKQTAAIII; translated from the coding sequence ATGGCTAAACAGATAATGTTTGATGAGGATGCGCGCAAAGCGCTGTTAAACGGTGTGGACAAGGTTGCTAATACCGTTAAGATCACGCTTGGCCCAAAAGGCAGGAACGTTGTGCTAGACAAGGCCGGAAGCCCTGTTGTCACCAACGATGGCGTAACTATTGCCAAGGAAATAGAGCTTATCGACAAGTTCGAGAATATGGGTGCCAAGCTCATTAAGGAAGTAGCTTCTAAGACCCAGGATACCACAGGGGACGGGACCACTACTGCTACACTGCTTGCACAGGCAATGATAATTGAGGGCTTAAGGAACATTACCTCAGGTGCCAATCCTATTGATGTCAAGAGGGGTATTGAGAAAGCGACCGAGAAGGTTGTCGCTCATCTTAAGGAGAAGAGCAGGGAGGTCAAGGACAAGGGCAAGATACTGCAGGTAGCTACCATATCAGCCAACAATGATGAACAGATAGGTTCTCTGATAGCCGACGCAATGGATAAGGTCGGTTACAATGGCGTTATAACTGTTGAGAACTCCAAGACCATGGAAACCTCTCTGGAGGTAGTGGAAGGTATGCAGTTTGACCGTGGCTTTGTTTCTCCTTACATGGCAACTGATCATGAGAAGATGACCTGTGAGTTCGAGGACCCTTACATCCTGATAACTGACAGGAAGATCAGCACCATGAACCAGATCATCCCGGTACTCGAGAAGGTTGCAAAAGAAGGCAGACCGCTCGTCATGATCGCCCAGGATGTCGAAGGTGACGCACAGGCTGCACTCATTCTTAACATAGTCCGAGGCTCTCTGAGGGTGTGCGCTGTCAAGGCTCCGGGCTTTGGGGATGAGCAGAAGGAGATGCTTGAGGACATCGCTGTGCTTACCGGCGGCATGCTGATCAGTGAAGATAAGGGAATGAAGCTTGAGGAATTCTCAGAGCACATGCTCGGACACGCCCGCAAGGTCAATATCGACAAGAACAAGACCACAATAGTTGAAGGCAAGGGTGACCGGAAAGCCATCGAGAAGAGAACGGCTCTTATTGAGTCCCAGGTCAAGGTCACAGATGCCGAGTTCAGGAAGAAGGAGCTCAAGAAGCGTCTTGCCAAGCTTGGCGGCGGTGTAGCTGTCATAAAGGTGGGTGCAGCAACTGAGACCGAGGTCAAGGAAAAGAAGATGAGGATCGACGATGCACTCAATGCCACAAAGGCCGCAGTAGAGGAAGGTGTCATTGCAGGCGGCGGTGTAACTCTGTTCCACGCAGTCATTGCACTTGACGGTCTCAAGCTGGAGGGTGACCAGAAGATAGGCCTGAACATTGTCAGACGCTCACTCGAAGAACCTGTGAGGCAGATCGCTGTCAATGCAGGCCGTGAAGGTGCTGAAGTCGTTGCCAGGATAAGGGCCGAGTCCAACGACCAGTATGGCTACAACGCAAAGACCGACACATTTGAGGACCTCTTTGAGGCGGGAGTCATTGATCCGACCAAGGTTGTAAGGAGCGGACTGCAGAATGCAGCTTCTATTGCAGGCATGGTCCTGACAACAGAAGCCCTTGTAGCGGACTATGATGATGAGAAGGACAAGCAGACAGCGGCGATCATAATCTGA
- a CDS encoding DEAD/DEAH box helicase-like protein — MLFKDLNLIDPLQRALTKEGYIEPTPIQVQSIPQLLKGKDLIGIAQTGTGKTAAFVLPILQRMHEKHKHTTPGFPRVLVLAPTRELAAQIGDSFAAYGHFLHFKHTVVFGGVSQVPQFKSITKGVDILVATPGRLLDLMDQGIVKLSGVEFFVLDEADRMLDMGFIKDVNRIVSMLPHKRQSLFFSATMSPQISELTRRLLTDPVRVEVTPQATTVERIEQKVFFVDQENKDALLLSLLQQDHLNCVLVFTRTKHRANKVAQTLNKNRVGADAIHGNKSQAHRTRVMESFRAGELQVLVATDIAARGIDIEDISHVINYDLPNEPESYVHRIGRTARAGAEGTAYSFCAADERSFLRSIEKLTRLEIDVMRHRYHSQRAQDAVGEEAKPAPRKPRAPPRRPGHGTHKR; from the coding sequence ATGTTATTCAAAGACCTAAATCTTATAGACCCGCTTCAAAGGGCCCTTACTAAAGAAGGCTATATAGAGCCGACTCCCATTCAGGTACAGTCCATACCTCAACTGCTCAAGGGAAAAGATCTCATAGGCATTGCCCAGACAGGTACAGGCAAAACTGCCGCCTTTGTGCTGCCTATACTTCAAAGGATGCACGAAAAGCACAAGCATACGACTCCGGGATTTCCCAGGGTGCTTGTGCTTGCACCTACAAGAGAACTTGCTGCGCAGATCGGTGACAGTTTTGCCGCATACGGTCATTTCCTGCATTTCAAGCACACAGTCGTATTTGGCGGCGTAAGTCAGGTACCGCAGTTCAAGAGTATCACAAAGGGCGTGGATATATTAGTGGCCACTCCGGGAAGGCTGCTTGACCTGATGGACCAGGGTATTGTCAAGCTCAGCGGTGTCGAGTTCTTTGTTCTAGACGAGGCTGACAGGATGCTTGATATGGGATTCATCAAGGATGTCAACCGGATCGTATCGATGCTGCCTCACAAGCGCCAGTCGCTCTTCTTCTCGGCTACCATGTCTCCTCAGATAAGCGAGCTTACTAGGAGGCTTCTGACAGACCCTGTGCGTGTTGAGGTGACTCCTCAGGCAACGACTGTGGAACGTATAGAGCAGAAGGTCTTTTTCGTGGACCAGGAAAATAAGGATGCTCTTCTCTTGAGTCTTCTCCAGCAGGATCACCTGAACTGCGTACTGGTGTTCACCCGCACAAAGCACAGGGCGAACAAGGTGGCACAAACGCTTAACAAGAACCGTGTGGGTGCTGATGCTATTCATGGTAACAAATCGCAGGCCCATCGTACCCGGGTGATGGAGAGTTTCAGGGCCGGAGAACTTCAGGTGCTGGTAGCGACCGATATCGCAGCACGAGGCATCGATATTGAGGACATATCCCACGTTATAAATTATGACTTGCCCAACGAACCTGAGAGCTATGTGCATAGAATAGGGCGTACGGCGCGGGCAGGAGCAGAGGGAACGGCATATTCCTTCTGTGCGGCGGATGAACGCAGTTTCCTTCGCAGTATTGAAAAGCTCACAAGGCTGGAAATAGATGTAATGAGGCACCGCTATCATTCACAGCGGGCGCAGGATGCAGTGGGTGAAGAGGCAAAGCCGGCTCCTAGAAAGCCGCGTGCTCCTCCAAGAAGGCCGGGGCACGGCACCCATAAACGATAG
- a CDS encoding ATPase AAA-2, giving the protein MDLNRFTQKAQEAVQDSTTIAARYRNQQIDCEHLLLAMLEQTGGLVPTLLKNLDADLDRVTQNVELHLEGLPQVSGPGGEQVYMTQTLRRVLDSALREAGKMKDEYVSVEHLLLAIAGESSCSSSKVLSSEGITRDRLLNAIKDIRGNRRVTSENPEGTMEPLKKYGIDFTELASQGKLDPVIGRDQEIRHSIEILSRRRKNNPVLIGEAGVGKTAIVEGLAQRVAKRDVPEAMKDKRIIALDMGALVAGAKFRGEFEERLKAVLKEVSDSEGQIILFIDEIHTIVGAGATEGAMDAGNLLKPMLARGELHCIGATTLDEYRKYIEKDAALERRFLPVLVEEPTVEDTISILRGLKEKYEVHHGVRLKDSALVAAAVMSSRYISDRFLPDKAIDLVDEAAAKKRTAIDSKPAELDEADRKIMQLEIEREALKKEKDEASKERLEALEKELADTRAESDAMRARWDMEKQAISKLNALKQQIEDTKVQLELAENDSNLELASRLKYGTLIPLQKEYTQEETRLKDMQGDMLLSEEVGEEDIAEVVSQWTRIPITRLMEGQREKLMHFEDNLHNRIIGQEEAVKAVSDAVIRNYAGIKDPKRPIGSFIFLGPTGVGKTELVKALAAELFNDENSMIRIDMSEYMEKHTVARLIGAPPGYIGYDEGGQLTEAVRRRPYSVVLFDEIEKAHPDVFNVMLQILDDGRLTDSKGRTVDFKNTLITMTSNIFGGDLTQLLGDSSGTYRPEQGFPQPRSRKEVDYAELQIRAMQELGKYFRPEFLNRIDEVVIFHTLKPEELAQIVDIKVADLQERLKEKRITLNITEDAKLYLGRAGYSETFGARPLKRVIQNEVETKIAKLIVAGKVPEGSTVTVNSDGKSISVSVIEAAG; this is encoded by the coding sequence ATGGATCTGAATCGTTTCACTCAGAAGGCCCAGGAGGCCGTTCAGGATTCAACAACGATTGCTGCGAGGTACAGAAACCAGCAGATAGATTGCGAACACCTGTTGCTTGCGATGCTCGAGCAGACGGGGGGACTTGTGCCTACCTTGCTCAAGAATCTGGATGCAGACCTCGACCGGGTGACGCAAAATGTGGAGTTACATCTGGAAGGACTGCCTCAGGTATCGGGTCCTGGTGGCGAGCAGGTCTACATGACACAGACCCTGCGGCGTGTGCTTGATTCTGCCTTACGGGAAGCGGGCAAGATGAAGGACGAGTATGTCAGCGTCGAGCATCTCCTGCTTGCAATAGCCGGTGAGAGCAGTTGCTCGAGCAGTAAAGTGCTTTCCTCAGAGGGCATTACAAGGGACCGGCTTCTCAATGCCATCAAGGATATAAGGGGCAATAGGAGGGTGACATCTGAGAACCCGGAGGGCACCATGGAGCCTTTGAAGAAGTACGGTATCGATTTTACAGAGCTTGCATCCCAGGGAAAACTTGACCCTGTCATAGGCAGGGACCAGGAAATAAGGCATTCCATAGAGATCCTTTCCCGGCGCAGAAAGAACAATCCTGTGCTTATCGGCGAGGCGGGTGTGGGTAAGACCGCTATCGTGGAGGGACTTGCCCAGCGTGTGGCAAAGAGGGATGTGCCCGAGGCTATGAAGGATAAAAGGATCATAGCTCTTGATATGGGTGCACTTGTTGCTGGTGCCAAGTTCAGGGGTGAATTTGAGGAAAGGCTCAAGGCCGTTCTTAAGGAAGTGTCCGATTCTGAAGGTCAAATCATCCTGTTCATCGATGAGATCCACACAATCGTAGGTGCGGGTGCCACGGAGGGTGCAATGGACGCCGGCAACCTGCTAAAACCCATGCTTGCCCGCGGCGAGTTGCATTGTATAGGCGCAACTACCCTGGATGAGTACCGCAAGTACATCGAGAAGGATGCTGCCCTGGAGCGCCGTTTCCTTCCGGTACTTGTGGAAGAGCCCACTGTCGAGGACACTATTTCGATACTTCGCGGCCTGAAGGAAAAGTATGAGGTACACCACGGAGTACGCCTGAAAGACTCTGCACTGGTCGCGGCCGCTGTAATGAGCAGCCGTTATATTTCCGACAGGTTCCTGCCTGATAAGGCAATAGACCTTGTGGACGAGGCCGCTGCCAAGAAGAGGACTGCCATCGACAGCAAGCCTGCCGAGCTCGATGAGGCTGACCGCAAGATAATGCAGCTTGAGATCGAGCGTGAGGCGCTTAAGAAGGAAAAGGACGAGGCTTCCAAAGAGAGGCTTGAAGCCCTGGAAAAGGAGCTTGCTGATACAAGGGCAGAGTCCGATGCCATGAGGGCCAGATGGGACATGGAAAAGCAGGCCATCTCAAAATTGAATGCCCTTAAGCAGCAGATAGAGGATACCAAGGTGCAGCTTGAGCTTGCCGAGAATGACAGCAATCTGGAGCTTGCATCAAGGCTGAAGTACGGCACTCTTATCCCTCTTCAGAAGGAGTACACGCAGGAAGAGACTCGTCTGAAGGACATGCAGGGTGACATGCTCCTGAGTGAAGAGGTAGGCGAGGAGGATATTGCCGAGGTAGTGAGTCAGTGGACCCGCATACCTATAACCCGGCTGATGGAAGGCCAGCGTGAAAAGCTCATGCATTTCGAGGATAATCTGCACAACCGTATCATCGGACAGGAGGAAGCCGTCAAGGCTGTGTCTGATGCTGTAATACGCAATTATGCCGGTATCAAGGATCCGAAGCGGCCAATTGGCAGCTTCATATTCCTGGGGCCTACGGGCGTGGGCAAGACCGAGCTTGTGAAGGCTTTGGCGGCAGAACTGTTCAACGATGAGAATAGCATGATACGCATTGACATGTCGGAGTACATGGAAAAGCACACTGTTGCGCGCCTCATCGGGGCTCCACCCGGCTATATCGGCTATGATGAGGGCGGCCAGCTCACCGAAGCTGTGCGCAGGCGGCCTTACTCTGTGGTGTTGTTCGATGAGATAGAGAAAGCGCATCCGGATGTTTTCAACGTCATGTTGCAGATACTGGACGACGGCAGGCTCACAGACTCTAAGGGGCGTACTGTGGACTTCAAGAATACACTGATAACGATGACTTCCAACATTTTCGGAGGCGATCTTACCCAGCTGCTGGGTGACAGCAGCGGCACTTACAGGCCTGAGCAGGGTTTCCCGCAACCGCGGAGCAGGAAGGAGGTTGACTATGCCGAGCTACAGATAAGGGCCATGCAGGAGCTTGGCAAGTATTTCAGGCCGGAGTTCCTCAACCGTATCGATGAGGTTGTTATCTTCCATACGCTCAAGCCCGAAGAACTGGCGCAGATAGTTGATATCAAGGTTGCTGACCTGCAGGAACGGCTGAAGGAGAAACGTATAACCCTCAACATCACAGAAGATGCAAAGCTCTATCTTGGCCGGGCAGGTTACAGCGAAACCTTCGGTGCAAGACCTCTTAAGCGTGTCATACAGAACGAGGTCGAGACAAAGATCGCCAAACTCATAGTTGCGGGCAAGGTGCCTGAAGGCTCCACAGTGACAGTGAATTCCGATGGCAAGAGTATATCGGTAAGTGTCATTGAAGCTGCAGGATAA